A single window of Sulfitobacter sp. JL08 DNA harbors:
- a CDS encoding Crp/Fnr family transcriptional regulator — protein MTVLERKRSRPASRSVLEGFSRSGWLAGRSENARRLILSCGRVRRYEEGETIYHIGDPPEGLYGLIKGGVIVTIPNDAGTDFAVYQSTNGFWIGDLALFADQVRLVSVVASEDTEVLFLPSRRIQKLVGEHPELIQDFYALSHVNMAIALRLLANMAILDTKKRMAAWLLFSNDGLGGNETWIPTSQERLAAMIAVSVPTAQRLLKSLAGLNLVEIGYRRLRVRDRAALVEYLRS, from the coding sequence ATGACAGTTTTGGAAAGAAAAAGATCACGACCGGCCAGTCGCAGTGTTCTGGAGGGTTTTTCAAGAAGTGGCTGGCTGGCCGGTCGCTCTGAAAACGCCCGCCGGTTGATCCTGTCCTGCGGACGGGTGCGCCGTTACGAAGAAGGCGAAACCATCTATCACATCGGTGATCCGCCAGAGGGTCTTTACGGATTGATCAAGGGTGGTGTGATCGTAACGATTCCCAATGACGCAGGTACCGATTTTGCGGTGTATCAATCCACCAACGGATTCTGGATCGGTGATCTTGCTCTTTTCGCGGATCAGGTGCGTCTGGTGTCTGTCGTGGCGTCGGAAGACACAGAGGTTCTGTTTCTGCCAAGCCGAAGAATACAGAAGCTGGTTGGCGAACACCCCGAACTGATCCAGGATTTCTATGCGCTAAGCCATGTCAACATGGCTATCGCCCTGCGCCTACTGGCCAACATGGCCATTCTGGACACAAAAAAACGAATGGCGGCGTGGCTGCTGTTTTCAAATGATGGGCTAGGTGGAAACGAAACCTGGATTCCCACGTCGCAGGAACGTCTTGCCGCGATGATTGCCGTGTCGGTTCCCACGGCGCAGAGATTGCTGAAATCGCTTGCCGGGCTGAACCTGGTCGAGATCGGCTATCGCCGTCTGCGCGTCAGGGACCGCGCCGCATTGGTGGAATACTTGCGATCCTGA
- a CDS encoding arylsulfatase — protein MRSTLKRLAVLSCAVAIAAPAWAQDEKPNILVIWGDDVGQSNISAYTRGMMGYNTPNIDRIANEGMLFTDYYGEQSCTAGRSSFIMGQSVFRTGLSKVGLPGADEGMQIEDPTIAGLLKAQGYATGQFGKNHLGDKDEHLPTNHGFDEFLGNLYHLNAEEEPENEDYPGDMIMPDGSTFRDRFGPRGVIKSSSDGTIEDTGPLTKKRMETVDDETAAAAIDFIKRNEEQGKPWFVWWSGTRMHFRTHVSDENRKIADDIVGKKVDEYTAGMIEHDMDIGNFLDTLDELGIADNTIVFYSTDNGPHMNTWPDAGMTPFWGEKNTQWEGAWRVPAMVRWPGKIAEGSVSNEIVHHMDWLPTFLAAAGNETVKEDLLEGITVAEVGGGRDYRVHLDGYNLLPMLTGETKESGRNEIFYFTDDGDLAALRYRDWKITFLEQKEWATFRAWIEPLTPLRTPLIFNLRRDPYERGYRTSNTYYDWMLDRAYMLVPAQAYVAQFLETFKEYPPRQEAASFSLDKVMEKLSTPPGTP, from the coding sequence ATGCGGTCAACCTTAAAACGATTGGCGGTGCTGTCCTGCGCCGTTGCAATCGCGGCACCCGCCTGGGCGCAGGACGAAAAACCCAACATCCTTGTGATCTGGGGCGATGACGTCGGCCAGTCCAACATCTCGGCCTATACACGCGGCATGATGGGATACAACACGCCGAACATTGATCGAATCGCCAACGAAGGCATGCTTTTCACCGACTATTATGGTGAACAGTCCTGTACCGCCGGACGGTCATCGTTCATCATGGGCCAGTCGGTGTTCCGCACCGGTCTGTCCAAGGTCGGCCTGCCCGGCGCTGACGAGGGCATGCAGATCGAAGACCCTACGATTGCCGGCCTTCTCAAGGCGCAAGGTTACGCCACCGGCCAGTTTGGCAAGAACCACCTTGGCGACAAGGATGAACACCTTCCGACGAACCACGGGTTTGATGAGTTCTTGGGCAACCTCTACCACCTGAACGCCGAGGAAGAGCCCGAGAACGAAGATTATCCCGGCGACATGATTATGCCCGATGGCTCGACCTTCCGTGACCGTTTTGGTCCGCGCGGAGTGATCAAGTCCTCATCCGATGGCACAATTGAAGACACCGGACCGCTGACCAAAAAGCGGATGGAAACCGTGGATGACGAAACAGCAGCCGCAGCCATCGACTTCATCAAGCGCAACGAGGAACAGGGCAAGCCTTGGTTTGTCTGGTGGTCGGGCACACGGATGCACTTCCGCACCCATGTCAGCGACGAAAACCGGAAAATCGCCGACGACATCGTTGGCAAAAAGGTGGATGAATACACCGCTGGCATGATCGAACATGACATGGATATCGGCAATTTCCTCGACACTCTTGATGAACTGGGCATCGCCGACAACACGATCGTGTTCTATTCGACCGACAACGGCCCACACATGAACACGTGGCCTGACGCCGGCATGACACCGTTCTGGGGTGAAAAGAACACCCAGTGGGAAGGCGCATGGCGTGTGCCTGCCATGGTGCGCTGGCCCGGAAAGATTGCCGAAGGATCGGTCAGCAATGAAATCGTGCATCACATGGACTGGTTGCCGACATTTCTTGCCGCCGCAGGCAATGAAACAGTCAAGGAAGACCTTTTGGAAGGTATCACAGTCGCCGAAGTGGGTGGCGGGCGCGATTACCGCGTGCATCTGGACGGCTACAACCTTCTGCCGATGCTGACCGGAGAAACCAAGGAAAGCGGACGTAACGAGATCTTCTACTTTACCGACGATGGCGACCTTGCCGCGCTCCGGTATCGTGACTGGAAGATCACCTTCCTTGAGCAGAAGGAATGGGCGACATTCCGCGCCTGGATCGAGCCGTTGACGCCATTGCGCACACCGCTGATCTTCAACCTGCGACGTGATCCCTATGAACGCGGCTATCGCACGTCAAACACCTATTATGACTGGATGTTGGATCGCGCCTACATGCTCGTACCGGCGCAGGCTTACGTGGCGCAATTCCTTGAAACCTTCAAGGAATATCCGCCCCGTCAGGAAGCAGCCAGCTTCAGCCTCGACAAGGTGATGGAGAAACTGTCGACCCCGCCAGGTACGCCGTAA
- a CDS encoding HAD family hydrolase: MRLSFSLALVASLCAAPVIADPLPSWNETDAKSRIINFVDDVTDPSLDTYVRPDDRIAVFDNDGTLWSEQPVYFQLIYAIDRVARMAADNPDILTSDVLKAAAAGDMDGIMAGGEKGLLEIIDASHSGMSVDDFQADVLAWLDTARHPTTGRPYDEMLYQPMLELLRYLRDEGFSTYIVSGGGVHFMRAFAEEAYNIPPSQVIGSALNSSYQVIDGVPTVVKTPGIAFIDDKEGKPVGIDAKIGKRPIFVGGNSDGDFAMLEWATSGEGPRFGLIVHHTDAEREVAYDRDSHIGKLVRGLDEGPDRGWLIVDMANDWARVWP, translated from the coding sequence ATGCGTTTGAGCTTCAGTCTTGCACTGGTTGCTTCCCTGTGTGCAGCCCCGGTTATCGCCGACCCCCTGCCATCCTGGAACGAAACCGATGCCAAATCGCGTATCATAAACTTTGTCGATGACGTGACAGACCCGTCCCTGGACACCTATGTCAGACCGGACGACAGAATTGCCGTATTCGACAACGACGGCACATTGTGGAGCGAACAACCGGTCTATTTCCAACTGATCTATGCCATTGATCGCGTTGCGCGCATGGCAGCAGACAACCCCGATATTCTGACGTCAGATGTTCTGAAGGCGGCGGCGGCGGGCGATATGGACGGCATCATGGCGGGTGGTGAAAAGGGATTGCTTGAAATCATCGATGCATCGCATTCGGGTATGTCTGTCGATGACTTTCAGGCAGATGTTCTTGCATGGCTTGATACGGCACGCCATCCGACAACAGGCCGCCCCTACGACGAAATGCTTTATCAACCCATGCTCGAACTGTTGCGGTATCTGCGCGACGAAGGATTTTCGACCTACATCGTTTCTGGCGGTGGCGTTCACTTCATGCGCGCCTTTGCGGAAGAAGCGTATAACATTCCGCCATCCCAGGTGATCGGAAGCGCGCTCAACTCAAGCTATCAGGTGATTGATGGCGTTCCGACTGTCGTGAAAACGCCCGGCATTGCATTTATCGACGACAAGGAAGGCAAACCTGTCGGGATCGACGCCAAGATCGGCAAACGCCCGATCTTCGTGGGTGGCAATTCTGATGGCGATTTCGCCATGCTGGAATGGGCGACAAGCGGCGAAGGCCCGCGCTTTGGCCTGATCGTTCACCACACCGACGCCGAACGCGAAGTTGCCTATGACCGCGACAGCCATATCGGCAAACTTGTACGCGGACTGGACGAAGGCCCCGACCGCGGATGGCTGATTGTGGACATGGCAAATGACTGGGCGCGTGTCTGGCCCTGA
- a CDS encoding AAA family ATPase, which produces MSAREQISALQERMAQSIIGQKDVIERLVIGLLANGNLLIEGLPGLAKTRAVKAMSQNLEADFSRIQFTPDLLPSDVTGTEVYHQSDTGAEFRFEAGPIFANIVLADEINRAPAKVQAALLEAMEERQVTVAGTTHKMPPLFIVMATQNPIEQEGTYPLPEAQMDRFLMHVRVDYPPVEDEVEVIRLVRAEDAAANAPKSKTNKEGPAPIPQQAVFDARTEIDAVTVSDAMDRYMADLVYGTRTPKALSDDLARWIEVGSSPRASLALDKCGRAHAWLSGRDYVDPADVRAIAHDVLRHRLTLTFEAQGEGVSADDIIDTLIELVALP; this is translated from the coding sequence ATGTCGGCACGTGAACAGATCAGCGCCTTGCAAGAGCGCATGGCGCAATCCATCATCGGCCAGAAGGATGTTATCGAACGGCTGGTGATCGGGCTTTTGGCCAATGGCAACCTGTTGATCGAAGGCCTGCCCGGCCTTGCGAAAACCCGCGCGGTCAAGGCCATGTCGCAAAACCTCGAAGCTGATTTCAGCCGCATCCAGTTCACGCCCGATCTGCTGCCCTCTGATGTCACGGGAACCGAAGTGTATCACCAGTCGGATACCGGCGCGGAATTCCGGTTCGAGGCGGGGCCGATTTTTGCCAATATCGTTCTGGCCGACGAGATTAACCGCGCCCCGGCCAAAGTGCAGGCCGCCCTGTTGGAAGCGATGGAGGAACGGCAGGTGACAGTTGCGGGGACAACGCACAAGATGCCGCCCCTGTTCATTGTGATGGCCACGCAAAACCCGATCGAACAGGAAGGCACCTATCCCCTGCCCGAAGCGCAGATGGACCGGTTTCTGATGCATGTGCGCGTTGATTACCCCCCAGTCGAGGACGAGGTTGAAGTCATCCGTCTGGTGCGCGCCGAGGATGCGGCGGCAAACGCCCCCAAATCAAAGACCAACAAAGAAGGGCCGGCGCCGATCCCGCAACAGGCGGTGTTTGATGCCCGCACTGAAATCGACGCTGTGACGGTGTCGGACGCAATGGACAGGTATATGGCCGATCTGGTCTACGGCACACGCACCCCCAAGGCGCTGAGCGACGATCTGGCCCGCTGGATCGAAGTTGGCTCCAGCCCGCGCGCATCGCTTGCGCTGGACAAATGCGGACGGGCACATGCCTGGCTGTCGGGGCGCGACTATGTCGATCCGGCAGATGTGCGGGCCATTGCCCATGACGTGTTACGGCATCGATTGACACTGACATTCGAGGCGCAGGGCGAAGGGGTAAGCGCGGACGACATCATCGATACCCTGATCGAATTGGTCGCACTGCCGTAA
- a CDS encoding DUF58 domain-containing protein, protein MADLADPRIHVDLAHLQALKLMARHISFLPGQPVDSILNGRHASRLKGRGLNFEELRHYSIGDDVRTIDWKVTARAREPYVRVYTEERDRPALLIVDQRMSMFFGSKRNMKSVTAAEAAALAAFAIREQGDRVGGIVFNDESVIEHRPQSSLKALNRFLASVASANSALSADHIPAQSMLLNQPLAAASRIAKTKGLVLVFSDFDGMDATTEKILRALAQHNDVILFTVTDPIADDMPKDLDIVVSDGQLQAQLAIGSDQTRKKLQDFASARLKTLLEISQKYGIPVLPLTAAAETLPQILALMGARRKPT, encoded by the coding sequence ATGGCCGATCTCGCCGACCCTCGCATCCATGTTGATCTGGCACATCTTCAGGCGCTGAAACTGATGGCGCGCCACATCAGTTTTCTGCCCGGTCAACCGGTCGACAGTATCCTGAACGGGCGCCATGCCTCGCGTCTGAAAGGGCGCGGCCTGAATTTCGAAGAACTGCGGCATTACAGTATCGGCGATGATGTCCGCACGATTGACTGGAAGGTCACGGCGCGGGCGCGAGAACCCTATGTGCGCGTCTACACCGAAGAACGGGACAGACCCGCGCTTCTGATCGTGGATCAGCGGATGTCGATGTTTTTTGGCAGCAAGCGGAACATGAAATCCGTCACCGCCGCCGAAGCCGCCGCGCTGGCCGCCTTTGCCATTCGTGAACAGGGCGATCGTGTGGGCGGCATCGTATTCAATGATGAATCCGTGATCGAACACCGGCCACAGTCCAGCCTGAAAGCGCTGAACCGGTTTCTGGCGTCGGTGGCGTCAGCAAATTCGGCGTTATCGGCAGATCATATTCCCGCGCAATCCATGCTATTGAACCAGCCGCTGGCCGCTGCATCGCGCATCGCCAAGACAAAGGGGCTTGTTCTGGTGTTCAGCGATTTCGACGGCATGGACGCCACGACAGAAAAAATACTGCGCGCCCTTGCCCAGCATAATGACGTGATTCTGTTTACCGTCACCGATCCCATCGCCGACGATATGCCCAAGGATCTGGATATCGTTGTGTCCGACGGTCAGTTACAGGCGCAACTGGCCATCGGATCAGACCAGACACGCAAAAAGCTGCAGGATTTTGCTTCGGCCCGGCTAAAGACCTTGCTGGAGATTTCGCAGAAATATGGCATTCCAGTTCTGCCCCTGACGGCGGCGGCGGAAACCCTGCCGCAGATACTTGCGTTGATGGGCGCAAGACGCAAACCGACATGA
- a CDS encoding DUF4381 domain-containing protein produces the protein MSEDLSKLGLTELYDQLIPITTPPQVPLTPQTAGWLILAAVITAAGIVAIALWRRRYRANAYRRAALAALQDAGDNPAMIAHILRRTAIAAYPRDRVAGLIGDDWLGFLDATCPDIKLSRTDAGQTLLNAPYTATAPDTDLAASARRWIKSHTTKGTVP, from the coding sequence ATGAGCGAGGATCTTTCAAAACTCGGCCTGACCGAACTTTATGATCAGCTGATCCCGATCACGACGCCGCCGCAGGTGCCGCTGACGCCGCAAACGGCAGGATGGTTGATTTTGGCCGCCGTCATCACAGCCGCCGGTATCGTTGCTATTGCCCTGTGGCGGCGGCGATACCGCGCCAACGCCTATCGCCGCGCAGCGCTTGCCGCACTGCAAGATGCCGGCGACAATCCGGCAATGATTGCACATATCCTGCGACGGACCGCAATTGCCGCGTACCCGCGCGACAGGGTGGCGGGCCTGATCGGTGACGACTGGCTAGGGTTTCTGGATGCGACCTGTCCAGATATCAAACTGTCCCGAACCGATGCCGGGCAAACACTGCTGAATGCGCCTTACACAGCGACCGCACCGGATACGGATCTGGCCGCATCGGCGCGCCGCTGGATCAAATCGCATACGACCAAGGGAACAGTGCCATGA
- a CDS encoding VWA domain-containing protein: MMLTFGFVWAFCLLPLPLLVWWLAPPHKERTTALRVPFFRQVTSATQSAVSQGALVLPRSRLQMLTTILCWILLVTALARPERLGDPVTIEKSTRDLILAVDISGSMDDRDMEAPDGTRKQRLQAVKDVIAGFIADREGDRISLIVFGAKAYVQTPFTEDLDSVSELLNQTQVGMAGPNTAIGDAIGLSIRTFETSEVDQRLLILLSDGADTSSMMSPVNAAEIAAQAGVTIYTIGVGDPEGSGEERLDLDALEDIATRASGSFYYADDEQGLAEIYDRIDESNPRVTDTQTFQPRDQIGFIPLSLALVIGLVVLAFLHLTRPGRRA; the protein is encoded by the coding sequence ATGATGCTGACCTTTGGCTTTGTCTGGGCGTTCTGCCTATTACCGCTTCCCCTGTTGGTATGGTGGTTGGCCCCACCGCACAAGGAACGCACCACAGCGTTGCGCGTGCCGTTCTTTCGCCAGGTCACCAGCGCCACGCAAAGCGCGGTGTCACAGGGCGCGTTGGTTCTGCCACGGTCGAGATTGCAGATGTTGACCACCATCCTGTGCTGGATTCTTCTGGTCACGGCTCTGGCACGGCCGGAACGTCTGGGTGATCCTGTAACAATCGAAAAATCGACACGGGATCTGATATTGGCCGTCGATATTTCAGGGTCCATGGATGACCGCGATATGGAAGCGCCCGACGGCACGCGCAAACAACGGCTGCAAGCGGTCAAGGATGTGATCGCTGGATTTATCGCCGATCGGGAAGGCGATCGGATCAGCCTGATCGTGTTTGGCGCAAAAGCCTATGTTCAGACACCGTTTACCGAAGATCTGGACAGCGTGTCGGAATTGCTGAACCAGACACAGGTCGGCATGGCGGGGCCGAATACGGCCATCGGCGATGCCATTGGCCTGTCCATCCGCACCTTTGAAACCAGCGAAGTGGACCAGCGCCTGCTGATCCTGCTTAGTGACGGTGCCGACACCAGCAGCATGATGAGCCCCGTAAACGCGGCCGAGATTGCCGCACAGGCGGGCGTGACGATTTACACGATAGGGGTCGGCGACCCGGAAGGCAGCGGCGAAGAACGGCTTGATCTGGACGCGCTGGAAGACATCGCAACCCGTGCATCAGGATCGTTCTATTACGCCGATGATGAACAGGGATTGGCCGAAATATACGACCGGATTGATGAAAGTAATCCGCGCGTCACCGACACCCAGACCTTTCAGCCCCGCGACCAGATCGGATTTATCCCGCTGTCGCTTGCCCTTGTGATTGGCCTTGTGGTTCTGGCGTTCTTGCATCTGACCCGTCCGGGGCGGCGCGCATGA
- a CDS encoding vWA domain-containing protein: MMEDITYWLGVFHFIRPWWLITVPLAALLWWRIRPKADQQAALTKGFPAHLAKALTVGGQGRQRFYPIDGVAAFLVLLALAAAGPTWGRLPNPLLAQTAPLAVAIKVTPSMEANDVQPTRLDRAQFKILDLVARRAGAETALIAYAGTAHRVAPLTTDPNILRSYMQGLSPEVMPKDGADAAAALTKAVAELERTQTPGAILFVLDDFTPADSAAFANEADARPPVVFFVIAPDSVVLPQLETVPNASTVRLSADDSDLDRIERRILSAYRKALLDDETQTWNDRGWLLGWPAALLLLLWFRKGWTMRWAVLIGLVVGLNTPNAARADGWKSWFWTPDQQGRLAFDDKDFKAAADLFQDPQWRAYAQFKDGQYEAAAESYAAMEGADAAFGEGMARLRNRQYRPGMRAFERALELQPDFDAARHNLEVATAMVKLVEETQAQSDTGEEAGIGADEIVFDNESGMGAETQIESEKEGGGLQTADEWMRSVDTDVGDFLKSRFLIENSQVAE; this comes from the coding sequence ATGATGGAAGATATCACATACTGGCTTGGCGTTTTTCATTTCATCCGGCCGTGGTGGTTGATCACCGTGCCTTTGGCTGCCCTGTTATGGTGGCGGATCCGCCCGAAAGCGGATCAGCAGGCGGCATTGACCAAAGGGTTTCCTGCGCATCTGGCCAAGGCATTGACAGTGGGCGGACAGGGCAGGCAACGGTTTTATCCCATCGACGGTGTCGCTGCGTTTCTGGTGCTTCTGGCGCTGGCGGCCGCCGGGCCGACATGGGGCCGGTTGCCAAATCCGCTGCTTGCACAAACGGCCCCGCTGGCTGTCGCGATCAAGGTGACGCCATCGATGGAAGCAAACGATGTTCAGCCCACCCGACTGGACCGCGCGCAATTCAAAATCCTTGATCTCGTGGCGCGGCGGGCAGGTGCGGAAACCGCCCTGATCGCCTACGCAGGGACGGCACATCGCGTCGCCCCCCTGACAACCGATCCGAATATCCTGCGCTCTTACATGCAGGGGCTTTCCCCCGAAGTGATGCCCAAGGACGGCGCCGATGCGGCGGCAGCCCTGACCAAGGCGGTGGCCGAACTGGAACGCACCCAGACGCCTGGCGCTATTCTGTTTGTGCTGGATGATTTCACCCCAGCCGACAGCGCCGCGTTCGCGAATGAAGCCGACGCACGGCCACCCGTTGTCTTTTTCGTGATTGCACCCGACAGCGTTGTGCTCCCGCAGCTGGAAACTGTCCCGAATGCATCAACCGTGCGGCTAAGTGCGGATGACAGCGATCTTGACCGGATCGAGCGGCGCATATTGTCCGCCTACCGCAAGGCGCTGCTGGACGATGAAACGCAGACCTGGAATGACAGGGGATGGCTTTTGGGATGGCCTGCTGCGCTGTTGCTTTTGCTGTGGTTCCGCAAAGGGTGGACGATGCGGTGGGCTGTTCTGATCGGGCTGGTTGTGGGCCTGAACACGCCCAATGCCGCCCGTGCAGATGGCTGGAAAAGCTGGTTCTGGACACCGGATCAACAGGGGCGTCTGGCCTTTGACGACAAGGATTTCAAGGCGGCCGCCGACCTGTTTCAGGATCCGCAATGGCGCGCATATGCCCAGTTCAAAGACGGCCAGTACGAGGCCGCGGCCGAAAGCTATGCCGCGATGGAGGGGGCCGACGCCGCCTTTGGCGAAGGCATGGCCCGCCTGCGCAACCGCCAGTACCGCCCGGGCATGCGCGCCTTTGAACGGGCGCTGGAACTGCAACCGGATTTCGACGCCGCCCGCCACAATCTGGAAGTCGCAACCGCAATGGTGAAGCTGGTCGAAGAAACACAGGCGCAATCCGACACCGGCGAAGAGGCCGGTATCGGCGCGGACGAGATCGTCTTTGACAATGAAAGCGGGATGGGTGCGGAAACCCAGATCGAATCCGAAAAAGAAGGCGGTGGCCTGCAAACGGCAGATGAATGGATGCGCTCGGTTGATACGGATGTAGGTGACTTTCTGAAATCCCGCTTTCTGATTGAAAATTCGCAGGTGGCGGAATGA
- a CDS encoding BatD family protein, whose protein sequence is MIRFVITLCLALALALPAAAQDPKIEFSAQEDTVLLGQPLIVRLKVLVPTFMPSPPAFPSFEAPNLMVRLNGRATNPTSETIDGETWSGVIRTYTIYPMIEGTFQLPASDLTIVYQDDDGVTPVTKTLSTPAFAFTSTIPEGARGLDPVILAKDLEITQSITAADGPIKVGDAITRQLEISVEGTSPLFLPPLLVETETENLRGYPQDPKVTEAVDRGVLSGTRTEQISYIATQAGPVSLPVLQLEWFNLSSNQVETVELDGASFEIEPGPTPKREADPALILMWMALGVGGAIVGWAMWRFLWPVLRQRRARRKSERKASEAYAHQNLRKAIGHHNLNETLRWLEIWRHRMPPRSAVAQTAIDTALLSITAAQFGSGTKPDVKAAWAELGCAVEAARKAEQAALSNDQASSLPALNPF, encoded by the coding sequence ATGATCCGGTTTGTGATCACCCTGTGCCTTGCGCTTGCACTGGCCCTGCCCGCGGCTGCACAAGATCCCAAGATCGAATTCAGCGCACAGGAAGACACGGTTCTTTTGGGCCAGCCCCTGATCGTACGGCTAAAGGTGCTGGTGCCGACCTTCATGCCGTCCCCGCCCGCCTTTCCATCCTTCGAAGCGCCCAACCTGATGGTCAGGCTGAACGGGCGCGCCACCAACCCGACCAGCGAAACCATCGACGGGGAAACATGGTCGGGCGTGATCCGCACCTATACGATCTATCCCATGATCGAGGGCACATTCCAGTTGCCCGCCTCTGACCTGACAATTGTATATCAAGATGACGACGGCGTAACGCCCGTCACGAAAACGCTTTCCACACCCGCTTTTGCGTTCACGTCAACCATTCCCGAGGGGGCCAGGGGGCTTGATCCCGTCATTCTTGCCAAGGACCTGGAGATCACCCAATCCATCACCGCAGCGGACGGGCCGATCAAGGTCGGGGATGCGATCACCAGACAGCTTGAAATCAGCGTCGAAGGCACATCACCCTTGTTTCTTCCGCCTTTGCTGGTCGAAACTGAAACTGAAAATCTGCGGGGATATCCGCAAGATCCCAAAGTCACCGAAGCCGTTGATCGCGGGGTTTTGTCGGGCACGCGCACGGAACAGATATCCTATATTGCCACGCAGGCAGGGCCAGTCAGCTTGCCGGTCTTGCAGCTGGAGTGGTTCAATCTGTCTTCAAACCAGGTGGAAACCGTGGAACTGGACGGTGCGAGCTTTGAAATAGAGCCAGGCCCCACGCCAAAACGCGAAGCAGATCCCGCGCTGATCCTGATGTGGATGGCCTTGGGGGTCGGCGGGGCGATCGTGGGCTGGGCCATGTGGCGGTTCTTGTGGCCTGTGCTTCGCCAGCGACGTGCGCGCCGCAAATCCGAACGCAAGGCAAGCGAGGCTTACGCCCATCAAAACCTGCGCAAAGCCATCGGGCATCACAATCTGAACGAAACCTTGCGCTGGCTGGAAATCTGGCGGCACCGGATGCCCCCCCGATCAGCCGTGGCGCAAACCGCCATCGATACGGCCCTGTTGTCGATCACCGCTGCGCAGTTCGGCTCCGGCACCAAACCGGATGTCAAAGCTGCGTGGGCTGAACTGGGCTGCGCGGTTGAGGCCGCGCGCAAGGCCGAACAGGCAGCATTGTCGAATGATCAGGCGTCATCCCTGCCCGCACTCAACCCGTTCTGA